A stretch of Cyanobacterium sp. HL-69 DNA encodes these proteins:
- the mreB gene encoding rod shape-determining protein MreB: MGFFDRFSESQDMGIDLGTANTLIYVPGKDIVLNEPSVIAVDIEKQVTVAVGESARNMLGRTPASIKTIRPLKDGVITDVKVTEMMLREFIRKVKGNNSLSRSRIIIGVPSGITSVERKAVEEAMESSGSGGIENIEFIDEPIAAAIGAGLPVEEAVGSMIVDIGGGTTEVAVLSYQGIVYSDSVRVAGDEISDSIVRHLKKVYNLIIGERTAEQIKIELGSAYPGDHDQKEMEIRGLYMVSGLPKTVTISSEEIRGCISEPVGVIVEAIKKTLERTPPELAGDIIDRGIMLAGGGALLRGIDSLITNETGIITHIAPNPLQCVVYGTGKVLEDYDRLARASRKRS; the protein is encoded by the coding sequence ATGGGGTTTTTTGATCGTTTTTCTGAATCTCAAGACATGGGCATTGACTTAGGCACAGCCAATACCTTAATTTATGTACCAGGCAAAGATATTGTCTTAAATGAGCCTTCTGTGATTGCTGTAGATATAGAAAAACAAGTCACTGTTGCTGTGGGAGAAAGTGCTAGAAATATGTTAGGGCGCACCCCTGCCTCTATAAAAACTATCCGTCCTCTCAAGGATGGGGTGATTACGGATGTGAAGGTTACGGAGATGATGCTGAGGGAGTTTATCAGGAAGGTTAAGGGTAATAATTCCTTAAGTCGTTCTCGTATTATTATTGGTGTACCCAGTGGTATTACTTCTGTGGAAAGAAAAGCCGTGGAGGAAGCCATGGAAAGTTCAGGCTCTGGGGGCATTGAGAATATAGAATTTATTGATGAACCTATTGCGGCTGCCATCGGGGCTGGTTTGCCTGTGGAGGAGGCTGTGGGCAGTATGATTGTGGATATTGGTGGTGGTACTACGGAAGTGGCGGTATTGAGTTATCAGGGTATTGTTTATAGTGATTCTGTGCGGGTTGCGGGGGATGAAATTAGCGATTCTATTGTCCGTCATCTCAAGAAGGTTTATAACCTTATTATTGGCGAGCGCACCGCAGAACAAATTAAGATAGAATTAGGTTCGGCCTATCCTGGTGATCATGATCAGAAGGAAATGGAAATCAGGGGTTTATATATGGTAAGTGGTTTACCCAAAACTGTTACTATCTCCTCTGAGGAAATTCGAGGTTGTATTTCTGAGCCTGTGGGGGTTATCGTTGAGGCTATCAAGAAAACCCTAGAAAGGACTCCTCCTGAGTTGGCGGGGGATATTATTGATAGGGGAATCATGCTCGCAGGTGGTGGTGCTTTGTTGCGAGGCATTGATAGTTTAATTACTAATGAAACGGGTATCATTACTCACATTGCCCCTAATCCTTTGCAGTGTGTTGTTTATGGTACTGGTAAGGTTTTGGAAGATTATGACAGGTTGGCTAGGGCTAGTCGCAAAAGATCTTAA